The nucleotide window CTAACAAGGTATAAGATCAGAGTGGGGCACAGAGGTCAGGGTAGAGAAGAGCTCGTGTCAAGGCTCTCCCATGACTTTTATTGCTGCTTTTACTACACCCGTGCCAGGCTCCAGCCCAAAGCTAAATCCAAGCCTCATGACTCCCAATTTAGCCCTGCAAGGCCATATCCTGGTGACACATGCTGGCAGCAAATTCTAAGTGGACAGCTGACCAGCCTGCACCAGGGGAGCTTCTCCAAGCTCCCCCTACCCAGCCCAGTACTATTCATATCTACCATTTTCCCACCTGCTTTCTGGCAGAATTCACTTTTCAGGGTGGGGCAGGAACCCTAGCTATTACCTCAGCTCCACTTCCCAGTGTCTTTCTGCACAAGTCTGTGTCACAATCTAAGCATTTGTCCAAACTCCTCATCTCTAACTGTGGAAATTAAGACTCAGAGAAGAGAGGTGTTACCCAAAGTCTTACAGCTTGTTAGGGTTAGAGCTTGGTTTGGTATTTGGGTTTCCCAATTTGCAGCCCAAGCCTCTTAGTCTACTCCAGCTCTCCTCCAGATGTGGACCATGTCTCTGCCGTGGGGTTGGCTGAACCCCGAGTTTCTGCATTATGCCTTAACTGGGCTTGTTGCCAGAGGTAGGAAGCTCTGGTGACTGGAAAGGGTAGAAGCAAGGGCTGTGTGGGACTGGTGTCTTGCAAGGTGATGGCTACACTTTGACCACCCTCCTCTTCCCTGGCCATCCCACAGGAGCTGGCAGAGAAGCTGCACCTCCAGGCTCCCCAGCACTACCCGGATGCCAACCATAAGCCAGagatggccattgccctcacctCCTTCCAGGGCTTATGTGGCTTCCGGCCAGTTGAGGAAATTGTGAGCTTTCTGACAAGTAAGTTTGGGAAAAATCCTGAGTGCATGCATATTGGGCCTAGGAGATGCATGGGCAAGCCAGGGCATCACTGGAACAGTGGCAGCGAACAGAGGCTGACTATCACAGGAACTCAAGGGCTGGTTGGCTTCATGAATTCTTGAAGGCCCCTGTGACCAGGCTCAGGTGTGGTTGCTGAGGGCTGACGGTGAGCAGTCGGTTTCTATTTAGCACCGCCTTCCTTCTTGGTTAGGGGTGGGATGGGAAGGCCTCTCTAACTTCCCACTGTGCGAGGGCCATTTTGCCATTCCTGATACGGGCCCTGGCCTGGCCTTTTTGCAGAGGTGCCCGAGTTCCAGTTTCTAGTTGGAGATAATGCAGCAACACAGCTGAAGCAGAGCATGAGCCGTGACTCCCAGACCATGGCCTCTGCTCTGCGGAGCTGTTTCTCCCACCTGATGAAGAGCGAGAAGAAGGTGGTGGTGGAGCAGCTCAACCTACTGGTGAAGCGGATCTCCCAGCAAGGTGGGTAATGTTACAGGCCTAGGTGAAATGTCCGTTCTGGGCCTCTGGCAGAGTCACCAGGCTGTGGGGATAGGGTTCTCAACCCCTTTGCTCAAATGAAATACTAAAGTGGGCCCAACTTAGGTGGCCTGTTAGCAACTTAGCATTTTTTTAGTCTTTATGGAGCAGAGCTCTAGGTTAAGTGCTCCTTCCTGACTGGCTGGAGACCAGCTGGCCTAAAGGACAGGATGGCTCCCATTTGGCATCCTGAGATTTCCGCAGCCTTGCAGCTGCTCCCCAAGGATGGATTTGTACTCTGGGTctacagagcagggagggaacaAGAGGGTCCTCTCCTCCAAAGGCCTGGTGCCCAGAGCTCTCAGTCAGTAGATTGTTCCTTAAGTACCTGCTCTGTGCCCAACCTTGTGCTAACTAAGGAGAGTTCAGGAAATGACtctgatgggtgtggttgtgtcACCTTTGGGTTGAGGAGTCAATACAAGCAGTATAAAACAAGGCAGAAGGGACTCTCAGCTGTGCGCTTACGTGGACACATCGTGAGGCCCCACCCCCTTCTCCAGGCGCTCACAGAGCTCTTCTTCTATCTCTGAACATTTTCCCAGGTACCTTTGAGCCACAAGGAACTATTTATTTTACTCAAGCATACCCTGtgctttgttttttggtgtttgcTCTGCTTGCATGCCTCTCCCTTTAAGGGGCTTCTTATACTCACAGCAGAACTGATTACTCCTGCCTGGAGCTCCCATAAAACCCTGTTCGATCATAGGCTGTAGTTATGTGAGCCTGTATCATCACAAGCATACTTGTTAAAACGGGTCTTCTTCAGACCAGGGACCTGTTTTCTTGACCTTCTGTGTCTCCAGGCCTTAGGCAGGCATCCGCCGCGTCTGCATGGGACTCAGTGCGAGTCTCTAGCCTAGTCCAGCTGGTCTCACTGTGGCACTGACCTACTCTGCTTTTACTAATactcccctcccttctctgcacACTCAGAATACTCGGCTCacctctgcctgcctcccccagTTCCCAACAAGCCTCCCCTCGCTCTACCCCAGGCTGAGCTGACTCTCCTGGTTAGGCTCCGGGACGCACTTTGGCTCTTGGGGCTTTTTGCCTCATGCTGTCTGGGGTGACCGGTCATGTTTGCCTGGGACTGAGGGACTTTTGGAGATGCAGTACTTTCAGTGCTAAAAGGGGAAGGCCTGGGCTAACGGGGACAGTTGATCACCCTACATGGAACTCTTGGGTTTTTCCTACCTAGATTTTGGATgcttagagcagtggttctcacagGGACATTGGCAATTGTCTGGAGATAGTTTCCATTATCCAAACGTGGGTTGGGGGTGATGGTGGTACCTTGTGGGTAGGGGTCGGGGATGCTGCCGAACACCCTACAAAGCACAGGACAACCCCCACAATGAAGAATCATGTGGCTCCAACTGTTCCTAGTGCTGAGATTGAGAAACACTGTCTTAAAAGGAGTGCACTCTAGCCCTTTGAGTGCCTAGTATAGTGCTGGGCATACAGATGATCAAAAGGGAAAAATGGCATCGTGTGGGCTGGAATGTCAAGGCAGGCTGGTCCTGAGGGCTGGGAAGACACacccaccagtttctggactcCTGTGGACGGGGACTTCCCCAGGATTCCCTGGCCAAGGTGGGACTGTGAACACCACTGAATGTTCCTGAGTGACCTTGGGGTGTTGTGACCTTCAGTGACTGCTGGAAACAAAATGGAGGACATCTATGGGGAGCTCTtgctgcagctacaccagcagtATCCAGGTGACATTGGATGCTTTGCCATCTACTTCCTGAACCTGCTTACCCTGAAGCCAGGGGAGGCCATGTTTCTGGAGGCCAACGTGCCCCATGCCTACCTGAAAGGAGGTGAGCCCTACCACCTTACCCCTTGGGCCTTCCCCATCCTGACAAAAGGAGGAGAGGATGGTTGAGACCTCCTTTAAGGTGCTACCCAACTCTGACCCCCCCGAGTTGCTGGGGTCAGTAGGGATGGCCATTGCCAGCTTGGTGCTGGGTACTGCTGGAATCTTTGCACCAACCTGTGAGGTCACAATACTCTCATGTTAAGCTCTGTCAATGTGTGTGGGAACCCGTTTTAACCCAGGCTCTATTGGATGAAGCCTATCTTCTCCCTCCTGCACCAAACCGCCTTTGCATATCTGTCCTGTCTACCTAGAGATCTTTATGTTAAAATATACGTTGCCACAGGAGGGTGTTGGATTTTCACTGTTGGCTGTTTATCCACTCATGGACAGTATGGTAGAAGTGGAAGAATAGAGTTTGGGGAGGGTTGGGGCTCCCCAGGGATTAACATGACTCCCCCTGACAACAGCGAGTGACCTGTCACCTGTTTCTGGTATCTGATATTCTAGCCCATTCTCCCAGAGAATGTAGTTCATGCATTTTTAACTGTGCAGGGAGTTCATGGTGCTCAGGTTACTCCAGGTTACTTTGGTCCAGCCCTGGAGTACCAAACTCCTAGCATCCTTCATCAGCTTAGCACATCACAACTGTTTGTCCCCAGACTGCGTGGAGTGCATGGCGTGTTCAGACAACACAGTGCGTGCAGGCCTGACACCCAAGTTCATCGATGTGCCAACTCTGTGCGAAATGCTCAGCTATACCCCCAGCCCCAGCAAGGACAGGCTCTTTCGTCCAACACGGAGTCAGGAAGACCCCTGCCTCTCTATCTATGACCCCCCTGTTACAGACTTCACTGTTATGAAGATGGAGGTGAGTGGGAGGCCATGGTGGGGAGCCTTAAGTATAACATGAAAAAGCCTGGCAAAGGCTACAATGTGGAATATACCTGGGGCTGcgtttcctttcttttcatttggtGCGGCGATGGCCATGGGCCTGCCCACTCCCCTCTGTACCAGGGACCAGACATGGGCCTCCATGCTGACAGGACCTTAGCAGTGGGGAGAAGGTGCCAGAATTCTCACCACCCTTCGGGTCTTCTTGGGCCCCCATGAATGACAGGAGCAGAGACCAAGCTGCACCATCCTGTTTGCCTCCTGCCCAGGTCCCTGGCTCTGTTGCTGAATACAAGGTCTTGGCACTGGACTCCGCCAGCATCCTCCTGATGGTGCAAGGGACAGTGACAGCCAGCACTCCCACAGCACAGGCAGCAATCCCCCTGCGGCGGGGCGGGGTGCTCTTCATTGGGGCCAATGAGAGTGTCTCACTGCAGCCCGCTGTGCCCGAGGACCTGCTGATGTTCCGTGCCTGCTGTCTGCTGTAGGGGCCACAGCTTCCCGGCTCTCCTCTGCCAGTTACCCTGAATCCTGGCCAGTCTTCTCTCCTCAGGCCcggccccagccccttccctgctCTGGCCTCTTGGGATATACCCTGGATTGATGGGGTAGAATGAGCTTAGTGAGTTCTGAATAGGCCTGAGCTGACCTGTCTTCCTCCTGGCATGAGGGCCACATGTGGGGACTAACGACTGACGCTCCCCTTGTACGTTCCAGCCTACAGCCAGTCTGAAAACTGCAGGAGGGTAGGTGATTAATTTCTAAGAACAGGATTCTGGCCCTGGGACTGCCCATTTCCTCAACTGCAGAGGGGAAAAGGGTAGGCCTGTGGACTAGTGTTGCTCATCGTCACCCTCTTGCGTTGTCAAAGCAATTAAAGATCACTTGTGTTGAGGCTGTGGGTTAAAGAGCAGTTCCAGTCCCTGAAGTGGGCTGAAAGAGCCTTCCCTAGACGTTGTCTAGTTTTTGTCTTAGTTCTGCTTCAGATCGCTGCTGGGGTGGGTCCAGACCCCTTTCATGGAAAGGTGTGGAGACGCTGCCCGCTTTAGCCTCAGCTGCACAGCTTGCAGGCTGGTCTCAGGCCCTCCAGCCCTGCAGATGTGGAAGGTGGGTCAGAGATACGCATTATCAATGCAAGATTCTTCTCTCCGGTGTATCAGTTGGCCTTAGGGCAGGGATCAGCAAGCCAAAGCCTGCAGACTAGACCTGGCTGCACCCTGTCATTTACATACTGTCTGACTGCATTCAGGCTACAATGGCAGAGTGGAGCAGATGCCAGCAAAGCCAAAAGTATTGACTGGCTCTTTACATAGAAAGTTTGTCAAGGACTTCTGTAGAGCGCATTCAGTCCTGGTGTCCACCATATCTATGGAGACTCAGGGACAGGATGATCCAATTCACATTATGAAGGGAAACCTACCTACTTTTCCTAAACTGGCAGGAAGCATCTACTCTCTCTGTACCCACCTTCTAGAGGTGGGACACACCACTGCAAGAGGCTGCATGGCTGGCTGTTTTGCCTCTTAAGTTTCTGACTGGCAGTCTTAGTCCTGCCACCCCAGACTAAGCAGAGATCCAGGCTATTAGCTCCTTCCTGTGGGATAAGGGGTGACTCGCACAAAAGGATCTTTCTGGGCTACTGCCCACACTAGATCCCTATACAATGGAATTTCAGGAAACTACCTTCAAAAAGGGTCTGGCCAAACTGTTCTAGGTGTTTTGGCCTCCAAATTTTCTtcagcttaaaaaacaaaacgaaacaaaccTGGGAAGGGTCTGCTAAAGGAAACTATAAAGAGCAGTGATGTACAAAAAAAAAGGCCTATTCCCTCCATGGTCTCCGGTGAAGCAGGCCTGAAGATGATGCCTGTGGAAACAGCAGAAAGGAGAGGAGGTCCTAGAAGGAATGGTTAGAGTTGGGGCTATTAggcaatttcttcatttttgaattCAGAAGGGGCAACGATTGCAGTCTAGGCCTTTCTCAAAAATCTGACTGCCACACAGACGGCTCAACTAGCATGAttgtatttattcttaaaaactTACAGAGCTATAGAAGCCTAAGCCAAGAGTTCTGTAGAGTACTTTGTAAACACCAGAGTACCACTCCCGTTTGTGAGGTAAGCCGGAATGGGCCTTCTCTCCTAGGCACTATCTCTAGCAGGACACCCAGCACTCTGATGAATTAGGGCAGGTTGGCTCTGGGCACCTTGGTGCCTTTATTGGTGACATTTTAGCCTGTAGCCCCAAACTACTGACCATTTCTACGCTGCCTCACTGTACTATCCCCAGTTCCAGGTTCCTGCAACTCTTTCCACAGATGTAGTGCCTCCCCCATGGGGTCAACCAGCTCTAAAACATCCTCTCCATGGACAGCTATGGCCAAACACTAGTGTCAATTTACAGCCACGACTACCTGGAGGCCCTCGTCATAGGGTCCTGCTGTCAGTCtctcacctatggcagctgccAAATACTCAGGCTGCTCTGTCCTAACCAGCTCTCCCCCAGAAATGTGGCCCCACATGGCTTTCCATTTTAACCACCGTCTTTACTCTGTTTTACATCTGAGCCCTTTCTTCATGTGCACATCTCCACCTCTGCAGAAACCAGAAAGGCTTGGGTATGATCTCTCTGGATGGGCAAAGTATTCAGAACGGAGATGTTCTCCCTCCCTGCAGGCATTTGCACAAAGTGCTCAGAATGCTGGACACCTGTGTAGAGTTGCAGCATCCCATCCCAGAACGGAGTCCATCTGCTCCCCCTATTCCCCAGATCCCAATCTGAGGTGCCTGTGGCCTCTGTGCCATTTCCCATCTGCTGTGATGCTAGACTGTAAAATTAAGTTAGCTGCAGCCCCCTGGATACCATATATTCCTCTCAACTTTCTGTGATTTAAGAAAAGCACCAAGATAGATGCCAATCAAGCACTGGTAAGAGTATCCTCATAAGGATAGTCAATGGACAAATGACTAGGCCTTTTTACCTGATGTTCTTACTAGTCACCTCATAGTCAAGCAACAGGAGTCCATGCCATCCCTCATATACCTCCAGTAGTCACAGAACAGCAAataaagcaacaggctgagcacTTCCCCATGTGGGTCTGCACCCCAATCCTGACTCCCATGCCTCTTAGGCTAGGAACCCTGTCCACTCCCGTTAAGTCCACACCACAGTTCTAGGTGAGGCAAAAAAACCCACcacaaataacaaaacaaaccaCTGAAAAACTAAATTCTAGGGAGAGGCCTGGTACAGCAAGAGATGCTACCTAGTGGGGGTCACAGGAGACTATGCCTGCCTCTGCTGCGTTCAGAGCTGAGAGGCTGTGTTGCACCTGAGAAGCACCAAGTAAGGGAACTGCAGGTCACTGATCTTCCCAAGGATCGGTGCCTTCCACGATTTGGGGGCTGACCGCAATCCCCACTGCACTATGCTAGGCCCACGCTGAGGTGAAGGCAAACCCTCTGCAACAGTGGATTATCTCCTCAGGCAGGTGGTTGGGAGCTGGCACATGTCCCTCCGCCCGTCCAGTCTGTGATCCTCCGTCTATGTCAATGCCCACACATTAGTGCCAGTGTACTTATCATCTGCTGCTACTCCAGTTCAGAAAGCTAACCAAATAGGAGTGCACCTGACCTCTCCCCGCAGCTCCCTCTGCTGGCAGCCAAAAACTGCGGGTTCTGGGGCAAGCTCCAAACCCTTCACCCAACCTTCAACTCAAATACCGGGTAGGGAAACTAGCCAAGTCCAAGGTAAAGAATGGTGACCAAGTAGGCAAATAAAAAAACGTACATAGTGGAGCACTTTTTTCTCTAGGGCTGGGCTGACCACAGTCACTAAACCCACCCACTTGGACCAGTTTGGGATGCTGCAGATCCAGAGATTCCAGAAGCCTTGTTCCTGCTGTGCCATCAAGCAGCCCTACTATAGTCAAACAAGTACAACTGGAAGAGGGCCAAAGGGCTTTACTTTATGCTTTCTTGAAGGTCAAACATGTAACCCACCATGGAGCTAGGAAGAAGAGGAGAGCAATGGAATTTCTTGAACTGGCCCCACatagttaaattatttttcagattcCCACCACAAGCTATAAAGTGCTATTTTCTGCCTCCATACACCATTCAGCACAGCCTTGACACACAAGCTCTCTCCCTCCACAGAATATGACAAATAGCAGTCAAGATGTCTCCAAGTTTTTCTGAGCCAACTCTGCCACTCATCATAAGAAGCAGaattcctctgttcttgtccttatTAAAGTAGAAACTGCAGAATTCCACCTGTTGCCCTATGGCCTAGATGGGGCCTCTGGCCTGAGAAGCACCAAATAAGGGGGAACTGCAGATCACTGACCTTCCCAAGGACCAGTGCCTTCCATGACTTGGGCTGACAGCAATCCCCACTGCACTATGTGACCTATGAAGGGCCAACAGGGCTCTGCAAGCATGGTGAGCAGGGCCCATCTTAGGGAGTTATGCCTACTGGAGGGCGCAGGAGGAAGAGTCCCCAAGACAGCACCAGGAGCCGGAGCATGCTGAGGAGGCCACAGGCTTGGGGGGAATGAGGTCCAAGTCCTCATCATCTGGAATCTCATCCAGGTGATACCCATCCTGGAGCAGCTGCCGATTCACATCCTGGTTCACCTGCTaggagcaggagaggagagaacTATAAGCCAGACTTCAAATCAGAAATAACTGCTGCCCTAAAAGCAGACCTACATTCTCTTCCTGGAGTTTCCTGGTCACGCTCCACCCTCAGGCCAACCGCATACATCC belongs to Manis pentadactyla isolate mManPen7 chromosome 11, mManPen7.hap1, whole genome shotgun sequence and includes:
- the MPI gene encoding mannose-6-phosphate isomerase isoform X2 — its product is MAAQQVFPLSCVVQQYAWGKMGSSSEVARLLASSDPLASISEDKPYAELWMGTHPRGDAKILDNRISQKTLGQWIAENQDCLGSKELAEKLHLQAPQHYPDANHKPEMAIALTSFQGLCGFRPVEEIVSFLTKVPEFQFLVGDNAATQLKQSMSRDSQTMASALRSCFSHLMKSEKKVVVEQLNLLVKRISQQVTAGNKMEDIYGELLLQLHQQYPGDIGCFAIYFLNLLTLKPGEAMFLEANVPHAYLKGDCVECMACSDNTVRAGLTPKFIDVPTLCEMLSYTPSPSKDRLFRPTRSQEDPCLSIYDPPVTDFTVMKMEVPGSVAEYKVLALDSASILLMVQGTVTASTPTAQAAIPLRRGGVLFIGANESVSLQPAVPEDLLMFRACCLL
- the MPI gene encoding mannose-6-phosphate isomerase isoform X1, coding for MAAQQVFPLSCVVQQYAWGKMGSSSEVARLLASSDPLASISEDKPYAELWMGTHPRGDAKILDNRISQKTLGQWIAENQDCLGSKVKDTFNGKLPFLFKVLSVETALSIQAHPNKELAEKLHLQAPQHYPDANHKPEMAIALTSFQGLCGFRPVEEIVSFLTKVPEFQFLVGDNAATQLKQSMSRDSQTMASALRSCFSHLMKSEKKVVVEQLNLLVKRISQQVTAGNKMEDIYGELLLQLHQQYPGDIGCFAIYFLNLLTLKPGEAMFLEANVPHAYLKGDCVECMACSDNTVRAGLTPKFIDVPTLCEMLSYTPSPSKDRLFRPTRSQEDPCLSIYDPPVTDFTVMKMEVPGSVAEYKVLALDSASILLMVQGTVTASTPTAQAAIPLRRGGVLFIGANESVSLQPAVPEDLLMFRACCLL
- the MPI gene encoding mannose-6-phosphate isomerase isoform X3, producing MVFPLSCVVQQYAWGKMGSSSEVARLLASSDPLASISEDKPYAELWMGTHPRGDAKILDNRISQKTLGQWIAENQDCLGSKVKDTFNGKLPFLFKVLSVETALSIQAHPNKELAEKLHLQAPQHYPDANHKPEMAIALTSFQGLCGFRPVEEIVSFLTKVPEFQFLVGDNAATQLKQSMSRDSQTMASALRSCFSHLMKSEKKVVVEQLNLLVKRISQQVTAGNKMEDIYGELLLQLHQQYPGDIGCFAIYFLNLLTLKPGEAMFLEANVPHAYLKGDCVECMACSDNTVRAGLTPKFIDVPTLCEMLSYTPSPSKDRLFRPTRSQEDPCLSIYDPPVTDFTVMKMEVPGSVAEYKVLALDSASILLMVQGTVTASTPTAQAAIPLRRGGVLFIGANESVSLQPAVPEDLLMFRACCLL